In a single window of the Zea mays cultivar B73 chromosome 5, Zm-B73-REFERENCE-NAM-5.0, whole genome shotgun sequence genome:
- the LOC100216650 gene encoding uncharacterized protein isoform X1 has protein sequence MLHRRSRTLGGSSDRPARRAVAVKSGRGSNGAATDLLVCFPSRAHLALMPPKAICSPSRPSASEPVKRRHSTSRPPSGLYKSAAGAARNPSRRGADVPVDDEPTSPKVTCVGQIKARQAKPKGPGPGGGGGGGKKTKKATWLQALGIKKDALALLDALHGAFRFNVAGCFGSFPGAVGVGYTSGEDDEDEEHDAPRTEKETEHGAALARWFMVLEEGKKVSAKKLQGQKPEQSHQEEDREEDAAPPANALMLMRCRSAPAKGLARRLETEEERNDVKGAAKKTPDQEEKENEGLVLMTYSPDFFKVSLDIAKETWIVGGDDAVLRCRSWKR, from the coding sequence ATGCTTCACAGGAGGAGCCGCACGCTGGGAGGGAGCTCCGATCGACCTGCGCGCCGAGCTGTCGCGGTGAAGAGCGGCAGGGGGAGCAATGGCGCGGCCACGGACCTGCTCGTCTGCTTCCCGTCGCGGGCGCACCTCGCCCTCATGCCGCCCAAGGCCATCTGCAGCCCGTCGCGGCCGTCGGCGTCCGAGCCGGTCAAGCGCCGGCACAGCACCAGCCGGCCGCCCAGCGGGCTCTACAAGTCGGCCGCGGGCGCGGCCAGGAACCCGAGCCGCCGCGGCGCGGACGTCCCCGTGGACGACGAGCCGACGTCGCCCAAGGTGACGTGCGTGGGGCAGATCAAGGCCCGCCAGGCCAAGCCCAAGGGCCCCGGgcccggcggtggcggtggcggtggcaagAAGACCAAGAAGGCCACGTGGCTGCAGGCGCTGGGGATCAAGAAGGACGCCCTGGCGCTCTTGGACGCCCTGCACGGCGCTTTCAGGTTCAACGTTGCCGGATGCTTCGGCAGCTTCCCCGGCGCCGTGGGCGTGGGGTACACTTCCGGGGAGGACGACGAAGACGAGGAACACGATGCGCCGCGCACCGAGAAGGAAACAGAACACGGCGCGGCATTGGCCCGGTGGTTCATGGTATTGGAGGAAGGCAAGAAGGTGTCTGCCAAGAAGCTGCAGGGCCAAAAACCGGAACAGAGCCACCAGGAGGAGGACAGGGAGGAAGACGCGGCCCCGCCGGCGAACGCGCTGATGCTGATGCGGTGCCGGTCGGCACCGGCGAAGGGATTAGCGAGGAGGCTAGAGACAGAGGAGGAGCGCAATGATGTGAAGGGCGCCGCCAAGAAGACTCCAGATCAGGAAGAGAAGGAGAACGAGGGCCTGGTGCTCATGACATACTCGCCGGACTTCTTCAAGGTGTCCCTTGACATTGCCAAGGAGACTTGGATCGTCGGCGGTGATGACGCGGTCCTGCGCTGCCGGAGCTGGAAGAGATGA
- the LOC103627755 gene encoding TPR repeat-containing thioredoxin TTL4 — translation MSGARRRCVASLVVNQDQTPSTPPGCLSIFGTAPHIVPCLPPAPTQHSAGRGRAAANVATVMVAMTEPRDPPTGCALFGIYNGMFRRRRSASMTSLHRINGAEAEAEAAAPPNQKPAAHRDSSLARRPSAMPVPAAAQNGRSRPAAKAAPAAEPAAEYSGMAAELDRMILDHQRVKGTAQLVRATSGNMMLHRNLGNLNAGGRAANERKAPHGYASSGMGNIVREPRPAPAAGGQLCRALSHRTDPEKLKEMGNEEYRQGHYAEAVALYDQAIIMDASRPAYWSNKAAALAALGRLIEAVADCKEAVRIDPSYDRAHHRLAGLYLRYREPDKAIYHMKQSSNESAGADVSRAQSVKSRIARSNDARRLKNWITVLQEAQAAVADGADCAPQVMALQAEALLRLQRHDEADSLLSGAGAPRFGVDESTKFFGTFGHAYFLIVRAQVDMAAGRFEDAVATAQTAFQLDPSNREVSVVQRRAKAAAAARLRGNDLFKAAKFAEACAAYGEGLDREPGNAVLLCNRAACHAKLGRHEKAVEDCSAALDVRPSYSKARLRRADCNVKLERWEASLRDYQVLVQELPENEDVKKALSEVEAKLKGQRHGAAAARSQH, via the exons ATGTCCGGAGCCCGTCGTCGTTGCGTTGCCTCGTTGGTTGTCAACCAGGACCAAACGCCCAGCACACCACCTGGCTGCCTCTCCATCTTTGGCACTGCCCCCCACATCGTCCCCTGCCTTCCCCCCGCCCCCACGCAGCACTCCGCGGGCCGGGGCCGCGCGGCCGCGAACGTCGCCACGGTCATGGTCGCCATGACGGAGCCGCGCGACCCGCCGACCGGCTGCGCCCTGTTCGGCATCTACAACGGCATgttccgccgccgccgctccgcgTCCATGACCTCCCTCCACAGGAtcaacggggccgaggccgaggccgaggccgcggcgccGCCGAACCAGAAGCCCGCCGCGCACCGCGACTCCTCCCTCGCGCGCCGCCCCAGCGCCATGCCCGTGCCGGCGGCGGCGCAGAACGGCAGGAGCAGGCCGGCCGCCAAGGCAGCGCCCGCCGCGGAGCCGGCGGCGGAGTACAGCGGCATGGCCGCGGAGCTGGACAGGATGATCCTCGACCACCAGAGGGTCAAGGGCACCGCGCAGCTGGTGCGCGCCACCTCGGGCAACATGATGCTGCACCGCAACCTCGGCAACCTGAACGCGGGCGGCAGGGCGGCGAACGAGCGGAAGGCGCCCCACGGGTACGCGTCCTCCGGCATGGGGAACATCGTCAGGGAGCCCCGGCCGGCACCTGCAGCGGGGGGCCAGCTGTGCCGGGCGCTGTCGCACCGCACGGACCCCGAGAAGCTCAAGGAGATGGGCAACGAGGAGTACCGCCAGGGGCACTACGCGGAGGCGGTGGCGCTCTACGACCAGGCCATCATCATGGACGCCAGCCGCCCGGCGTACTGGAGCAACAAGGCGGCCGCGCTCGCCGCGCTCGGACGCCTCATCGAGGCCGTCGCCGACTGCAAGGAGGCCGTCCGGATCGATCCTTCGTACGATCGCGCGCACCACCGGCTTGCCGGCTTGTACCTCAGGTACC GAGAACCTGACAAAGCCATCTACCACATGAAGCAATCCTCCAACGAATCCGCGGGCGCAGACGTTTCCCGTGCGCAATCGGTGAAGAGCCGCATCGCCAGGAGCAACGACGCGCGCAGGCTCAAGAACTGGATCACGGTGCTCCAGGAAGCGCAGGCCGCCGTGGCCGACGGCGCCGACTGTGCTCCGCAG GTGATGGCGTTGCAAGCCGAGGCGTTGCTGAGGCTGCAACGGCACGACGAAGCCGACTCGCTTCTCAGCGGCGCCGGCGCGCCAAGGTTCGGGGTCGACGAGTCGACCAAGTTCTTCGGCACCTTCGGCCACGCCTACTTCCTCATCGTGCGAGCTCAGGTCGACATGGCTGCTGGAAG GTTCGAGGACGCGGTGGCGACGGCGCAGACGGCGTTTCAGCTGGACCCAAGCAACCGGGAGGTCTCGGTCGTTCAGAGGAGGGCCAAGGCGGCGGCCGCGGCGCGGCTGCGTGGCAACGACCTCTTCAAGGCCGCCAAGTTCGCGGAGGCGTGCGCCGCGTACGGCGAGGGCCTCGACAGGGAGCCCGGCAACGCCGTGCTGCTCTGCAACCGCGCGGCGTGCCACGCCAAGCTCGGGCGGCACGAGAAGGCCGTCGAGGACTGCAGCGCCGCGCTCGACGTGCGCCCCTCGTACAGCAAGGCGCGGCTCAGGAGGGCGGACTGCAACGTCAAG CTGGAGAGGTGGGAAGCGTCCTTGAGAGATTACCAGGTGCTGGTCCAAGAACTGCCGGAGAATGAGGACGTGAAGAAGGCTCTCTCTGAGGTCGAAGCCAAGCTCAAGGGCCAAAGGCATGGGGCCGCAGCAGCCAGATCTCAGCACTGA